The Cervus elaphus chromosome 22, mCerEla1.1, whole genome shotgun sequence genome has a window encoding:
- the LOC122680000 gene encoding olfactory receptor 10C1-like: protein MSSSESIVSGNQSLCTHFTFVAFSSLAELQPVLFIVFFTIYVFTVGGNLLIIGLIWGTPSLHTPMYFFLVNLSFLEMCYITSVVPQMLVHLLVEIKTISVGRCAAQMYVFSILGLTECCLLAAMAYDRFVAICHPLHYSLLMDPPVCLKLAVASWTTGVVVESAQTTWIFTLPFCGTGRIQHFFCDIMPVVKLACVDTSHNEIVMFAISVLFIMTPCLLILCSYVLILVTILRIPSATGRSKAFSTCSSHILVVSLFYGTALFTYLQPKAAHSPETDKATALMYTVVTPALNPVIYTLRNKEVKEAFQRITVRSTPDK, encoded by the coding sequence ATGTCTAGCTCTGAGTCTATAGTGAGTGGAAACCAGTCCCTCTGCACCCACTTCACATTTGTAGCATTTTCCTCTCTAGCAGAGTTGCAACCTGTTCTCTTCATTGTGTTCTTCACCATTTATGTGTTTACTGTGGGAGGAAACCTTCTCATCATTGGCTTGATCTGGGGCACCCCTTCCTTGCACActcccatgtatttcttcctagTTAACCTCTCCTTTCTGGAGATGTGCTATATCACTAGTGTGGTGCCTCAGATGCTGGTGCACTTGCTTGTGGAGATCAAGACCATAAGCGTTGGGCGCTGTGCAGCTCAGATGTATGTATTTAGCATCTTGGGACTGACAGAATGCTGCCTGCTAGCAGCCATGGCTTATGACCGCTTTGTAGCGATTTGCCATCCTCTGCATTACTCTCTCCTGATGGACCCTCCTGTGTGTTTGAAATTGGCTGTAGCATCTTGGACCACTGGGGTGGTGGTGGAGTCAGCCCAGACCACATGGATCTTCACTCTGCCCTTCTGTGGAACAGGAAGGATCCAGCACTTTTTTTGTGACATCATGCCTGTGGTGAAACTAGCTTGTGTTGATACTTCCCACAATGAGATTGTGATGTTTGCTATCTCCGTGCTTTTTATCATGACCCCCTGTCTCCTCATTCTGTGCTCCTATGTGCTCATTCTGGTGACCATCCTGAGAATCCCTTCAGCCACTGGCAGAAGCAAAGCTTTCTCCACTTGCTCTTCTCATATCCTGGTTGTTTCTCTCTTCTATGGCACTGCCTTGTTCACTTACCTCCAACCGAAGGCTGCACATTCCCCAGAAACAGACAAGGCAACCGCACTCATGTACACCGTGGTCACACCTGCTCTGAATCCAGTTATCTACACCTTGAGGAACAAGGAAGTGAAGGAAGCCTTTCAAAGAATAACAGTAAGGAGCACTCCAGACAAATGA